Proteins from one Rosa chinensis cultivar Old Blush chromosome 7, RchiOBHm-V2, whole genome shotgun sequence genomic window:
- the LOC112178800 gene encoding pentatricopeptide repeat-containing protein At1g77360, mitochondrial — translation MIIKIQSCGEKLGSRWMMLSRNYCSSEATRHITDPTKRICKIMMSCSALTLDTALDQSGVRISPEIVEDVLVRFKNAGMVAYRFFEWAAKQQNYTHSVKAYHAMIDSLAKIRQYQIMWELVNSMRTQRMQNMETFGIIMRKYARAQKVEEAIYTFNVMEKYDCAPNLAAFNGLLSALCKSKNVRKAQEIFDKMKDRFEPDSKTYSILIDGWGKDPNLPKAREVFREMVDAGCNPDIVTYGIMVDVLCKAGRVDEAIEIVRGMDASGCMPTSFIYSVLVHTYGVENRIEDAVEAFLEMERNGIKADVAVYNALIGAFCKVNKFKNVWRVLNDMTSKGVTANSRTCNIILNSLIDRGETGEAFSVFRKMIKVCDPDADTYTMMIKMFCERNELEMALKVWKYMKLKQFVPSMHTYSVLINGLCENGNASKACVLLEEMIEKGIRPSGVTFGRLRQLLIKEGRDDVLKFLQEKINLLVKEPLSD, via the coding sequence ATGATTATCAAGATACAGAGCTGTGGAGAAAAATTGGGTTCTCGATGGATGATGCTCTCCCGAAATTACTGTTCAAGTGAAGCAACAAGGCACATTACTGATCCAACCAAAAGAATATGCAAAATCATGATGTCTTGCTCCGCACTCACACTTGATACTGCCCTTGATCAAAGTGGGGTCAGAATTTCACCTGAAATAGTAGAGGATGTTCTCGTGAGATTCAAGAATGCCGGAATGGTTGCATACCGCTTCTTTGAATGGGCAGCGAAGCAGCAAAACTACACGCATAGTGTTAAGGCATACCATGCTATGATCGATTCTTTGGCAAAGATAAGGCAGTACCAGATAATGTGGGAGCTTGTGAACTCAATGAGGACCCAAAGGATGCAGAATATGGAGACATTTGGTATCATTATGAGGAAGTATGCCAGGGCTCAGAAGGTTGAGGAAGCGATTTATACTTTTAATGTTATGGAAAAGTATGATTGTGCTCCGAATTTAGCAGCATTCAATGGCCTACTGAGTGCTTTGTGCAAATCCAAGAATGTGAGGAAGGCTCAGGAGATTTTTGATAAAATGAAGGACCGCTTTGAGCCAGACTCAAAGACATACAGTATATTAATTGATGGATGGGGAAAGGATCCAAATTTGCCCAAGGCAAGGGAGGTCTTTAGAGAAATGGTTGATGCTGGCTGTAATCCTGATATAGTGACTTATGGTATCATGGTTGATGTTCTGTGCAAAGCAGGGAGGGTGGACGAAGCCATTGAGATTGTTCGGGGCATGGATGCTAGTGGTTGTATGCCTACATCTTTTATTTACAGTGTTCTGGTGCATACATATGGGGTGGAAAATAGGATTGAAGATGCTGTTGAAGCATTCTTGGAGATGGAAAGGAATGGAATCAAGGCTGATGTAGCCGTCTATAATGCCTTGATTGGTGCTTTTTGTAAAGTTAACAAGTTCAAGAACGTGTGGAGGGTCTTAAATGATATGACTTCCAAAGGTGTTACAGCCAATTCGAGGACCTGCAATATCATCTTAAACAGCTTGATTGACCGTGGAGAAACTGGTGAGGCATTTAGTGTCTTTCGTAAAATGATCAAAGTATGTGATCCAGATGCAGATACATATACAATGATGATAAAAATGTTTTGCGAGAGAAATGAATTAGAGATGGCTCTTAAAGTGTGGAAGTACATGAAGTTGAAACAGTTTGTTCCCAGTATGCATACATACTCGGTCCTTATTAATGGATTGTGTGAAAATGGTAATGCTTCAAAGGCTTGTGTCTTACTGGAAGAGATGATAGAGAAGGGGATTCGGCCATCAGGTGTGACATTTGGGAGATTAAGACAGTTGCTTATAAAAGAAGGAAGAGACGATGTACTGAAATTTCTTCAAGAAAAAATCAATCTCCTTGTCAAAGAGCCTTTATCTGATTGA
- the LOC112179920 gene encoding receptor-like protein EIX2 — protein sequence MCQESERRALLQLKQGLMDESNVLASWGSKKDCCEWRGIACNNQTGHVITLNLSYNSSDDYIDAEASLRGEIDPSLLELRYLNYLDLSFNDFGGIMIPKFIGSLTRLKELKLVEANFSGPVPPQLGNLSNLHTLDLEGNDVSFESLEWLSHLSSLRYLNISDIDLSGNRNWPQSFSKLTSVIELQLSYCDLGINLRSLSSINSSASFQVLDLSSNSLNSSIFYWISNVSSSNLVHIGLSYNDLQGPIPDVFTNMASLKFLDLSRNQQKGGIPKFFQSLCSLESLYLERNQFSQNIKDSVKILSCAGSTLKNLDLSRNRFWGSLWLDLKSFTKVKFFSLSQNLLNGSLPESMGQISSLEALDLSWNSLNGVITEAHFLNLPRLQSLDVSHNPTLSINLSSYWNPPFQLEYLNMSFCKVGPAFPRWIQTQRNLTKLRINNAGILDSLPEKFLDQFSGLEDLDLSLNKIHGKLPNFSTSLLMYVNLSSNQFSGALPSFPPTIKYLILSENLLSGPLSSLCAREAPNFRCLDLSVNLISRELPNCWMQFPKLIVLNLGKNKFSGKLPSSLGNLQKLRILRLHGNNFSGELPSFENCTELVAVDLGANKLSGKIPTWIGQNQTWLSVLRLRSNEFNGIIPSSLCSLSSIHLLDLSQNNLSGALPHCISNITASSDESRNYGYDDNGFIQIAWEGEEWKEVEMVWKGVEIEFGKNLVHLRSIDISSNHLVGDIPENITSMLKLNSLNLSRNNLTGKVPEKFGNLTMLESLDLSRNQISGRIPSSFSSLNFLSVLDLSYNHLSGRIPLSTQLQSFNASAYIGNSGLCGPPLTQQCPGDGTTQNPGVTTGTENDNDGLISLGFFISAVLGFVTGFWIICGSLLLKRSWRHAYFRLLDDTRDWVYVKTAVYKAKMQRRLQR from the coding sequence ATGTGCCAGGAAAGTGAAAGGCGTGCTCTTCTTCAGCTTAAGCAAGGCCTTATGGACGAGTCTAATGTTCTTGCCTCTTGGGGAAGCAAGAAAGATTGTTGCGAGTGGAGAGGAATAGCATGCAACAACCAAACAGGTCATGTCATCACTCTAAATCTCTCTTATAATTCTTCTGATGATTACATTGATGCTGAAGCTTCTTTAAGAGGTGAAATTGATCCTTCACTACTTGAATTGCGATATCTAAATTACTTGGACCTCAGTTTTAATGATTTTGGGGGAATTATGATTCCCAAGTTCATTGGTTCTTTGACTCGATTGAAAGAACTCAAACTTGTGGAAGCTAATTTTAGTGGACCTGTTCCTCCCCAACTTGGAAACCTCTCTAATTTGCACACTCTTGACCTTGAAGGCAATGATGTGAGCTTTGAAAGTCTCGAGTGGTtatctcatctttcttccttgaGATACCTTAACATTTCTGATATAGATTTGTCTGGGAATAGAAATTGGCCACAATCTTTCAGCAAGCTCACTTCAGTGATAGAGCTTCAGTTATCTTATTGTGATCTCGGTATCAATctaagatcactttcctctatCAATTCTTCAGCCTCTTTCCAAGTCCTTGACCTCTCTTCTAATTCTCTTAATTCTTCAATATTTTATTGGATATCCAATGTTAGCAGCAGCAACCTTGTCCATATTGGATTGAGTTATAATGATTTACAAGGTCCCATCCCAGATGTTTTCACAAACATGGCTTCTCTAAAATTTCTTGACCTGTCTCGAAACCAACAAAAAGGTGGAATACCAAAATTCTTTCAAAGCTTATGCAGCTTAGAGTCCTTGTATTTAGAGAGAAACCAATTCTCTCAAAACATTAAGGACTCTGTAAAGATCTTGTCCTGTGCTGGTAGTACACTCAAGAACTTGGACTTGAGCCGAAACCGGTTTTGGGGGTCACTATGGCTAGATTTAAAAAGTTTTACAAAGGtaaaatttttttctctttcccaAAATCTGCTAAATGGTTCTCTACCAGAGAGTATGGGGCAAATTTCTAGCCTTGAAGCTTTGGACCTTTCTTGGAATTCGTTGAATGGTGTCATAACAGAAGCCCACTTTTTGAACCTCCCTCGTTTACAGTCCTTGGATGTTTCTCATAATCCAACTTTGTCTATCAATCTGAGCTCATATTGGAATCCACCATTTCAACTTGAGTATTTGAACATGTCCTTTTGCAAAGTGGGCCCAGCTTTCCCCAGATGGATTCAAACGCAGAGAAATCTTACTAAGCTTCGTATCAACAATGCAGGAATATTGGACTCATTGCCTGAGAAATTCTTGGATCAATTTTCTGGCTTAGAGGACCTAGATCTTTCCCTGAACAAAATCCATGGCAAATTACCGAATTTTTCCACAAGTTTATTGATGTATGTTAACTTGTCTTCTAATCAGTTTTCTGGTGCATTGCCATCATTCCCTCCAACAATCAAATATTTGATCCTCTCGGAGAACTTGCTTTCTGGACCCCTGAGTTCCTTGTGTGCAAGAGAGGCTCCAAATTTCCGGTGTCTCGACCTTTCTGTAAACCTGATATCAAGGGAACTTCCTAATTGCTGGATGCAATTTCCAAAATTAATCGTACTGAATTTAGGAAAGAATAAATTTTCTGGGAAACTACCAAGCTCGTTAGGCAATTTACAAAAATTGCGTATATTGCGTTTACATGGTAACAACTTTTCTGGAGAACTGCCTTCTTTCGAGAACTGTACAGAACTAGTAGCTGTTGACCTTGGAGCAAATAAATTATCCGGAAAAATCCCAACATGGATAGGCCAAAACCAAACATGGTTGTCGGTTTTACGCTTACGGTCTAATGAGTTTAACGGAATCATACCCTCATCCCTGTGCAGTTTAAGCTCCATTCATCTTTTGGACCTCTCTCAGAACAATTTATCAGGAGCCTTGCCGCATTGCATCAGTAACATAACAGCTTCATCTGATGAGTCAAGAAATTATGGATATGATGATAATGGATTTATACAAATAGCGTGGGAAGGAGAAGAGTGGAAAGAAGTAGAGATGGTGTGGAAAGGAGTAGAGATTGAGTTTGGGAAAAATCTTGTACATTTGAGAAGCATTGACATTTCAAGCAATCACTTGGTTGGGGATATTCCTGAAAATATAACAAGCATGCtaaagttgaattctctaaacCTCTCAAGAAACAATTTGACAGGGAAGGTTCCTGAAAAGTTTGGTAACCTGACCATGTTAGAATCTCTTGATTTGTCAAGAAACCAGATATCTGGTAGAATTCCTTCAAGTTTTTCGAGCTTAAACTTTCTTAGTGTCTTGGACTTATCATACAACCACTTGTCTGGAAGAATTCCACTAAGCACTCAACTTCAGAGTTTTAATGCTTCTGCCTATATAGGAAATAGTGGACTTTGCGGACCACCACTTACACAACAATGCCCTGGAGATGGAACAACACAAAATCCTGGAGTCACTACTGGTACTGAAAATGATAATGATGGTCTCATAAGCCTGGGATTCTTTATCAGTGCAGTGCTCGGATTCGTCACTGGATTTTGGATAATCTGTGGCAGTTTACTGCTGAAGCGCTCTTGGAGACACGCCTATTTCAGGTTACTGGATGATACAAGAGATTGGGTTTATGTCAAAACTGCTGTGTACAAGGCAAAAATGCAGAGGAGACTTCAAAGATAA